A DNA window from Streptomyces canus contains the following coding sequences:
- a CDS encoding Uma2 family endonuclease — protein sequence MSADAIVHTEFPKGYTVLFGADGKVIMTPQSEEHSSTIRSMQIDSALALGRHAKVTSDVYIDFPADENSAPDLAILREDARKEGKRYSFEDVLLISEVVSTSSARKDYDDCTAKYGRYGIPIYLVVDPYAQEVVLHTQPTATGYIAAHTHKYGTGKLPIPLADGRTFTLDLDELPRPEPEADAR from the coding sequence ATGAGCGCCGACGCGATCGTGCACACCGAGTTCCCCAAGGGGTACACGGTCCTGTTCGGGGCCGACGGAAAGGTGATCATGACCCCGCAGAGCGAAGAGCACTCCAGCACCATCAGATCGATGCAGATCGACTCCGCTCTTGCCCTCGGCCGTCACGCGAAGGTCACCTCCGACGTCTACATCGACTTCCCCGCGGACGAGAACTCCGCCCCCGACCTGGCGATCCTGCGCGAGGATGCACGCAAGGAGGGCAAGCGCTACAGCTTCGAGGACGTCCTGCTGATCTCCGAGGTCGTCTCGACCTCTTCCGCACGCAAGGACTACGACGACTGCACCGCGAAGTACGGCCGCTACGGAATCCCGATCTACCTGGTCGTGGACCCCTACGCCCAGGAAGTCGTCCTTCACACCCAGCCGACCGCCACCGGTTACATCGCGGCACACACCCACAAGTACGGCACGGGCAAGCTCCCCATCCCCCTGGCCGACGGCCGCACCTTCACCCTCGACCTCGACGAACTCCCGCGCCCGGAGCCCGAGGCGGACGCCCGCTGA
- a CDS encoding BlaI/MecI/CopY family transcriptional regulator: MTKHSDGIRARGELEAQVMALLHASAEGLTPAETRQALGGGPSYSTVVTTLTRLYTKGLLTRLARGRAFAYQPVSDESGLVALQMTQVLRGRRDRAAVLQRFVSNLSADDEQLLRSLLAGGTLKDD, from the coding sequence GTGACCAAGCACTCGGATGGAATTCGGGCCCGGGGCGAACTCGAAGCACAGGTGATGGCCTTGCTGCACGCCTCAGCCGAGGGGTTGACCCCCGCGGAGACCAGGCAGGCCCTGGGTGGCGGCCCCTCGTACAGCACGGTCGTGACGACGTTGACGCGTCTGTACACCAAAGGACTCCTCACCCGGCTCGCGCGGGGACGCGCTTTCGCCTACCAGCCGGTCTCCGACGAGAGCGGCCTGGTCGCCCTGCAGATGACCCAGGTCCTCCGCGGCCGACGCGACCGCGCGGCAGTGCTGCAGCGATTCGTCAGCAATCTGTCGGCCGACGACGAGCAATTGCTCCGCTCGCTGCTCGCCGGAGGCACCCTCAAGGACGACTGA
- a CDS encoding M56 family metallopeptidase: MHYFVYVPLLCSLVASLGARPVSERLAPDLATRVLTASALVLAASSTAALGLLACAGLLRVPQLALAGRWSLRMVDRAGLDPDPVAVGSGLLVLVAVLAATRLLARWIATLRRVHVEAAGLPGDEDVVVVGTEVPEAFSVPGRPGRIVVSAGMLAALDQRERRVLIAHEHAHLTHRHHVHVALAHLAAVVNPLLRPLASAVEFTVERWADETAATATGSDRRLVARTVAKAALAVREAVGRNTPPFALGFAAPSEVPEPGPVPRRVAALLAPPLRGGIPLILVIAGIALLSLLSSAEATRDLLDLVEMARRAAAAS, translated from the coding sequence ATGCACTACTTCGTCTACGTCCCGCTCCTGTGCTCCTTGGTGGCTTCCCTGGGCGCCCGCCCGGTCTCGGAGAGGCTCGCGCCGGACCTCGCGACCCGGGTCCTGACAGCGAGTGCCCTCGTGCTCGCCGCCAGCAGCACCGCCGCGCTCGGGTTACTGGCCTGCGCCGGCCTGCTGCGCGTGCCGCAACTGGCTCTTGCAGGCCGGTGGTCGCTCCGCATGGTCGACCGGGCCGGGCTCGACCCGGATCCGGTCGCTGTCGGGTCCGGACTGCTGGTGCTGGTTGCCGTCCTCGCCGCCACGCGGCTGCTCGCACGGTGGATCGCGACGCTGCGCAGAGTCCATGTCGAGGCCGCGGGCCTGCCGGGTGACGAGGACGTGGTGGTGGTCGGCACCGAGGTGCCGGAGGCGTTCTCCGTGCCCGGGCGCCCAGGCCGGATCGTGGTGTCGGCCGGAATGCTCGCCGCGCTGGACCAGCGAGAGCGCCGGGTGCTGATCGCCCATGAGCACGCTCACTTGACCCACCGTCACCATGTTCACGTTGCCCTGGCGCACTTGGCGGCGGTCGTGAACCCTCTGCTGAGGCCGCTCGCCTCAGCCGTGGAGTTCACGGTCGAACGATGGGCGGACGAGACCGCCGCCACGGCGACCGGCAGTGACCGTCGGCTGGTTGCACGGACGGTCGCCAAGGCCGCCCTGGCCGTACGTGAGGCGGTCGGCCGGAACACGCCGCCTTTCGCTCTCGGGTTCGCAGCCCCCTCCGAAGTACCGGAGCCCGGACCTGTGCCCCGCCGTGTCGCCGCGCTGCTCGCGCCCCCGCTGCGGGGTGGCATCCCGCTGATCCTGGTGATCGCGGGCATCGCCCTGTTGAGCCTCCTGTCCTCGGCCGAGGCCACACGCGACCTGCTCGACCTCGTGGAGATGGCGAGAAGGGCCGCCGCGGCTTCCTGA
- the asnB gene encoding asparagine synthase (glutamine-hydrolyzing), which produces MSAVAGWVDHRRDLSTRVSVVTAMARTMVNRGPEGEHVWSSPYAVLAGRGRAAEGVGGAQFAVIGSEGRRIVVSLAGRLDNRRGVSQELGLGDHGAADLPVAELVGRAFLRWGPGCAEHLEGMFAFALWDERRQELFMARDRLGTRALFYYPTPTGVLFASERKALLAHPEVTAAVDADGLRELISHAGTPGAAVFRGMRQVPSGCVVRFGPDGERTERYWALRSGEHGDDLATTVRTVRSLLEDAVARQIDTAVPTAVLLSGGLDSSAISALAAGALRRRGAGPLRAFTVGFADQAEHFRADEVWNTPDDPFVADVARHVGAELTPLVLDTGRLLDPAARQAALHARDLPSCLGHTNTSLYLVCRAAAGHTPAALHGDPADAVFGGFTWAYKPELLNARTLPWVARAASGGGRAGMGGDLLDEQLLKELDIPGYSAARHSEAVAEVAPVAGESERDRRLREISYLHLTRWPETLIGHSEALSTAAGLQLRWPFADHRLIEYVYNTPWSMKSFDGREKSLLRAAAMDVLPESVVNRTKSPFPVIQDEAYGRALCREMTELVNDPSAPAAEVLNADAVRALVADPSSLASGPRAWVARAGAEMLLQLNTWLQTYRVRLEL; this is translated from the coding sequence ATGTCTGCGGTAGCCGGCTGGGTCGACCATCGCCGTGATCTGTCCACTCGGGTCAGCGTGGTCACGGCCATGGCGCGGACCATGGTGAACCGTGGGCCGGAGGGCGAGCACGTCTGGAGCAGTCCGTACGCCGTCCTCGCCGGCCGTGGCCGTGCCGCCGAGGGTGTGGGTGGCGCACAGTTCGCGGTGATCGGGTCGGAGGGCCGGCGGATCGTGGTCAGCCTCGCCGGCCGACTGGACAACCGGCGCGGCGTCTCGCAGGAGCTGGGACTGGGTGATCACGGGGCCGCGGACCTCCCCGTCGCCGAACTGGTCGGACGCGCCTTCCTGCGGTGGGGGCCGGGGTGCGCGGAGCACCTGGAGGGCATGTTCGCCTTCGCGCTGTGGGACGAGCGGCGGCAGGAGCTGTTCATGGCGCGGGACCGTCTCGGCACCCGAGCGCTCTTCTACTACCCGACGCCGACCGGGGTGCTCTTCGCCTCGGAACGCAAGGCGCTGCTCGCCCACCCCGAGGTGACGGCGGCCGTGGACGCGGACGGGCTGCGCGAGCTGATCTCGCACGCGGGCACTCCGGGGGCGGCCGTGTTCCGCGGAATGCGCCAGGTACCCAGCGGGTGCGTCGTGCGTTTCGGCCCGGACGGTGAGCGTACGGAGCGGTATTGGGCCCTGCGGTCCGGTGAGCACGGAGACGACCTGGCCACCACCGTCCGTACGGTCCGATCGCTGCTTGAGGACGCCGTAGCGCGGCAGATCGACACGGCAGTGCCCACGGCCGTACTGCTGTCGGGTGGGCTGGACTCCAGCGCGATCAGCGCACTGGCTGCCGGAGCGCTGAGACGGCGTGGCGCCGGACCGCTGCGGGCGTTCACGGTCGGTTTCGCGGACCAGGCCGAGCACTTCCGCGCCGACGAGGTGTGGAACACCCCGGACGACCCGTTCGTCGCGGACGTCGCGCGCCATGTGGGAGCCGAGTTGACGCCCCTCGTGCTGGACACCGGACGGCTCCTCGATCCGGCAGCCCGTCAGGCCGCTCTGCACGCCCGGGACCTGCCCAGCTGCCTCGGCCACACGAACACGTCCCTCTATCTGGTGTGCCGGGCCGCGGCCGGACACACGCCCGCCGCCCTGCACGGCGACCCGGCGGACGCGGTGTTCGGCGGCTTCACCTGGGCGTACAAGCCGGAACTGCTGAACGCCCGGACCCTGCCGTGGGTCGCCCGCGCCGCGTCCGGCGGCGGCAGGGCAGGAATGGGCGGTGATCTGCTCGACGAACAGCTCCTGAAGGAGCTGGACATTCCCGGCTACAGCGCCGCCCGCCACAGCGAGGCCGTCGCCGAGGTGGCCCCCGTGGCAGGCGAGTCCGAACGTGACCGCCGACTGCGGGAGATCTCCTATCTGCACCTGACGCGCTGGCCCGAGACCCTCATCGGGCACAGCGAGGCACTGAGCACCGCGGCGGGGCTGCAGCTGCGGTGGCCATTCGCCGACCACCGTCTGATCGAGTACGTCTACAACACGCCGTGGTCGATGAAGAGCTTCGACGGCCGCGAGAAGAGCCTGTTGCGTGCGGCGGCCATGGACGTGCTGCCCGAGTCCGTGGTGAACCGTACGAAGTCGCCCTTCCCCGTCATCCAGGACGAGGCGTACGGGCGTGCCCTGTGCCGGGAAATGACCGAGCTGGTCAACGACCCCTCGGCGCCCGCTGCCGAGGTGCTGAACGCCGATGCCGTGCGCGCGCTCGTGGCCGACCCCTCGTCCCTGGCGTCCGGGCCGCGCGCCTGGGTGGCGCGGGCAGGCGCCGAGATGCTGCTCCAGCTCAACACCTGGTTGCAGACGTATCGGGTGCGCCTCGAACTCTGA
- a CDS encoding DUF1772 domain-containing protein — MANLVFPLVLLTNGLAAGGLMIAVLGGAPLLLSLPVDRYVPVHQFLVTRFDPFMPVNLVSALLLDAVLAVLVPDTTVSVLTGTACVFLVVTMTISLAKNVPINRWVATLDRDSLPDNWAEIDPRVKWRNWNAVRAAFGVAAFVLNVTAAGFLL; from the coding sequence ATGGCCAATCTCGTCTTCCCTCTGGTCCTGCTGACGAACGGGCTGGCGGCCGGCGGGCTGATGATCGCGGTGCTCGGCGGCGCCCCGCTGCTGTTGTCGCTGCCGGTCGACCGCTACGTACCGGTCCATCAGTTCCTCGTCACGCGGTTCGATCCCTTCATGCCGGTCAACCTCGTGTCGGCGCTGCTGCTGGACGCCGTCCTCGCCGTGCTGGTCCCGGACACCACCGTCTCGGTGCTGACGGGCACGGCATGCGTGTTCCTCGTCGTCACCATGACGATCTCGCTCGCCAAGAACGTCCCCATCAACCGCTGGGTCGCCACACTCGACCGCGACAGCCTGCCCGACAACTGGGCGGAGATCGATCCGCGGGTCAAGTGGCGCAACTGGAACGCCGTTCGCGCCGCTTTCGGTGTCGCGGCGTTCGTGCTCAACGTGACCGCCGCCGGCTTCCTGCTCTGA
- a CDS encoding methyltransferase gives MTLTQPGADAFARPADTPGMPPHLQLLMIVEGKRASQIVYALAELGIADHLADGPRPAAELAELTGADPDALYRLLRCAASFGVFAELPERRFTLTPMADALRSDVPHSQRDLVLFNGHETLWRPLGEILHSVRSGRPSFDEVFGKPFFQHLGSDPEAAGLFNRAMTRMSRLSTAALLSQADFSRFASIADIGGGHGFFLSEVLRTAPHAKGVLFDQPSVIEGAATRLADDVFDRITTVAGDFFGEVPSGHDAYLIKAVLHDWDDERAVAILRRVREATAGSEAPLFLCEFVLSGPNSWDRGKFLDIEMLLRFGGRERDLGEWRSLLGAAGFEIVNEPPVGGWAVIECRAI, from the coding sequence ATGACTCTCACGCAACCGGGGGCCGACGCCTTCGCCAGGCCGGCGGACACACCTGGCATGCCCCCGCACCTGCAACTGCTGATGATCGTCGAGGGCAAGCGGGCCTCGCAGATCGTCTACGCGCTGGCGGAACTCGGGATCGCCGACCATCTGGCCGACGGCCCGCGCCCGGCGGCCGAGCTCGCCGAGCTGACCGGCGCCGACCCGGATGCCCTCTACCGACTGCTGCGCTGCGCCGCGTCGTTCGGTGTCTTCGCCGAACTGCCCGAGCGCCGCTTCACCCTCACCCCCATGGCCGACGCCCTGCGCAGCGACGTCCCGCACAGCCAGCGCGACCTGGTGCTGTTCAACGGGCACGAGACGCTCTGGCGTCCGCTGGGAGAGATCCTGCACAGCGTCCGTTCGGGACGACCCTCGTTCGACGAGGTCTTCGGCAAGCCGTTCTTCCAGCACCTGGGATCGGATCCCGAGGCGGCCGGGCTGTTCAACCGCGCGATGACCAGGATGAGCCGACTTTCGACGGCCGCGCTGCTGTCTCAGGCCGACTTCTCACGGTTCGCGAGCATCGCCGACATCGGCGGCGGGCACGGGTTCTTCCTCAGCGAGGTGCTGCGCACCGCCCCGCACGCCAAGGGGGTGCTCTTCGACCAGCCCTCGGTGATCGAAGGGGCGGCGACCCGGTTGGCCGACGACGTCTTTGACCGGATCACGACCGTGGCCGGGGACTTCTTCGGCGAGGTGCCGTCCGGTCACGACGCCTATCTGATCAAGGCGGTGCTCCACGACTGGGACGACGAACGGGCCGTGGCGATTCTGCGCCGGGTGCGCGAGGCGACAGCCGGCAGCGAAGCACCGCTGTTCCTCTGCGAGTTCGTGCTCTCCGGCCCGAACAGCTGGGACCGCGGCAAGTTTCTCGACATCGAGATGCTGCTCCGCTTCGGCGGCAGGGAGCGCGACCTCGGCGAGTGGCGGTCGCTGCTCGGCGCGGCGGGGTTCGAGATCGTCAACGAGCCGCCCGTCGGCGGCTGGGCGGTCATCGAATGCCGCGCGATCTGA
- a CDS encoding anthrone oxygenase family protein produces the protein MVTQLLGVVQLVLCGVVAGVFVSVALSAVPAFSALPPDRYVEVHRLLGRGYHPAMPVIVNVATGLDLVLALLSTSAARSALFVTGLVLLIGTQCVSHLRNVPINRTLAALDVTRLPDNWEDPRTRWRGWHYLRTALALCAVTVNAVALVAPV, from the coding sequence GTGGTGACTCAACTGCTCGGTGTCGTGCAGCTGGTGCTGTGCGGAGTCGTCGCCGGAGTTTTCGTCTCGGTGGCGCTGAGCGCCGTACCCGCCTTCTCCGCGCTGCCGCCGGACCGGTACGTCGAGGTCCACCGGCTCCTCGGCAGGGGCTACCACCCCGCCATGCCCGTGATCGTGAACGTCGCGACCGGGCTGGACCTCGTGCTCGCCCTGCTGTCGACGTCGGCGGCAAGGTCGGCTCTGTTCGTCACCGGCCTGGTTCTGCTGATCGGCACCCAGTGCGTCTCGCACCTGCGCAACGTCCCGATCAACCGGACCCTCGCCGCGCTCGACGTGACGAGGCTTCCCGACAACTGGGAGGACCCCCGGACGCGGTGGCGCGGCTGGCACTACCTGCGGACCGCCCTGGCCCTGTGTGCGGTCACGGTGAACGCGGTGGCGCTGGTGGCGCCGGTCTGA
- a CDS encoding sensor histidine kinase — protein MNLRRWPPAVVDVVVAAAVAAVVCVAIHIAYEPGAYPPDLGAYFLGTAIGAVLLARRTHPLGVLAATTVLLFVYYTVEYPGIEPALPLAAALYTACTAGRLKWSAGVAAFFVGADLVVHGVRLGDPPLPLLTNIVQDSSLLIAVMLLGDTVRNRRIRLAEAQARLEESEAQREREAAQRVTEERLRIAREVHDIIGHSISAITVQAGLAQDVLKDRPEAAEAALRVVRQAARDAMSELKATVGLLRAQGEDEWSPAPTLAAVDDLAELARQAGVAVSVTVDGEARPLPGVVDASAYRIVQESLTNVVRHSGAQRAAVGIRYLPRELVIEVNDDGRGPSASPSGPPGFGLTGMGERVAAFGGQLETGGGADGGFRVCARLPVEEQAEEAE, from the coding sequence ATGAACCTGCGCAGGTGGCCGCCCGCGGTCGTCGACGTCGTGGTGGCCGCGGCCGTCGCCGCCGTGGTGTGCGTCGCGATACATATCGCCTACGAACCGGGCGCGTATCCCCCTGATCTGGGGGCGTACTTCCTGGGCACGGCAATTGGTGCCGTACTGCTGGCCAGACGGACCCATCCGCTCGGCGTGCTGGCCGCCACCACGGTCCTGCTGTTCGTCTACTACACCGTCGAATATCCGGGGATCGAGCCGGCGCTGCCACTGGCGGCGGCCCTGTACACCGCCTGCACGGCCGGACGTCTGAAGTGGTCCGCCGGTGTGGCGGCCTTCTTCGTCGGCGCCGACCTCGTCGTGCACGGCGTACGGCTGGGCGATCCTCCGCTTCCCCTGCTGACCAACATTGTTCAGGATTCCTCCCTGCTCATCGCGGTGATGCTGCTGGGTGACACCGTGCGCAACCGGCGCATCCGGCTCGCCGAGGCGCAGGCGCGGCTCGAGGAGTCCGAGGCGCAACGGGAGCGGGAGGCCGCACAGCGGGTGACCGAGGAACGGCTGCGCATCGCCCGCGAGGTGCACGACATCATCGGCCACTCGATCTCGGCGATCACCGTCCAGGCGGGCCTCGCCCAGGACGTGCTCAAGGACCGGCCCGAGGCGGCCGAGGCGGCGTTGCGCGTGGTCCGGCAGGCCGCCCGGGACGCGATGAGTGAACTCAAGGCCACCGTGGGCTTGTTGCGGGCTCAGGGCGAGGACGAGTGGTCTCCGGCTCCGACCCTGGCCGCTGTCGACGACCTGGCGGAGCTGGCGCGGCAGGCCGGGGTGGCGGTGTCGGTCACGGTGGACGGCGAGGCCCGGCCGCTGCCCGGCGTGGTGGATGCGTCGGCCTACCGTATCGTCCAGGAGTCCCTGACCAACGTCGTACGCCACTCGGGGGCACAGCGGGCGGCGGTCGGGATCCGGTACCTGCCCCGGGAGTTGGTGATCGAGGTGAACGACGACGGCCGAGGGCCGTCGGCCTCCCCCTCCGGACCACCGGGCTTCGGCCTGACCGGCATGGGTGAGCGCGTGGCGGCGTTCGGTGGACAACTGGAGACAGGCGGGGGCGCGGACGGCGGATTCCGGGTGTGTGCCCGGCTGCCCGTGGAAGAGCAGGCCGAGGAGGCGGAGTGA
- a CDS encoding multicopper oxidase family protein gives MAGRLAVAGYMTSYGWDYGSNRMILAVPLLVLPFAATLALSVPALRAIAAAEPGDADAPTTPGQRSAAAAPRLVIPVQTTAIGALLGLYVVFVARPVPPYTRYLIGLWGVLAVGTAVLSLRQRMRQAAQGAGAARRPRLWARMVRFVGTVAAVALGLSGTLSYAQSASRLPGKLAMDSSPMDWGGGPKAMAGMAMDHSGKSVRTTSVTNLTGDISGTPDESFTLTAKDSTIRLASGKIIHGMAFNGRTPGPELRVHEGDLVQVKLVNHLAGRRAGVTLHWHGLDVPNAEDGVAGVTQNAVQPGHTFTYRFRPHQVGTFWYHSHQDSFEEVTHGLYGALVVLPRSGRPQGLDMTVLAHLWPTANGVRTAALGTSDRLQRRTVAPGTRVRLRLVNTSSLESGETEPTSFTLTGAPFTVSAIDGTDLNKPTPLRQARLLIGEGGRDDLTFTMPDHPVRLSDLQGSASDLVLRPGGTGDGTRGSMNWPAFDPAAYGSPASTPFGPHSHFDRKFKLIIDDRPGYYDGKFYFLPTINGKSFPHIPMLMVRKGDLVEQTFVNRGHAGHPMHLHGHHALVLAHNGKPVTGSPWWTDTLYIQPGESYQIAFRADNPGIWMDHCHNLEHATMGMVMHLAYEGVSSPFDIGRDTGNKPE, from the coding sequence GTGGCCGGAAGGCTGGCGGTCGCCGGTTACATGACCAGCTACGGCTGGGACTACGGTTCGAACCGGATGATCCTCGCGGTGCCGCTGCTGGTGCTGCCGTTCGCGGCGACACTGGCCCTGTCCGTGCCCGCCCTGCGTGCGATCGCTGCCGCGGAGCCGGGCGATGCGGACGCGCCGACCACACCGGGACAGCGGTCGGCGGCTGCCGCTCCCCGGCTGGTGATCCCGGTTCAGACGACCGCCATCGGCGCCCTCCTGGGGCTGTACGTGGTGTTCGTCGCCCGCCCGGTCCCTCCGTACACCAGGTACCTGATCGGCCTGTGGGGCGTGCTGGCGGTCGGTACCGCGGTGCTGTCCCTCCGGCAGCGGATGCGGCAGGCCGCTCAGGGCGCGGGCGCCGCCCGGCGCCCGCGCCTCTGGGCCCGCATGGTCCGCTTCGTGGGCACGGTCGCCGCGGTCGCTCTGGGCCTGAGCGGCACCCTGAGCTACGCGCAGTCGGCCAGCCGCCTGCCCGGAAAGCTGGCGATGGACAGTTCTCCGATGGACTGGGGCGGCGGGCCGAAGGCCATGGCCGGCATGGCGATGGACCACTCGGGCAAGTCCGTACGGACCACGAGCGTCACGAACCTGACCGGCGACATCAGCGGAACGCCTGACGAGAGCTTCACCCTGACCGCCAAGGACTCCACGATCCGCCTGGCCTCCGGCAAGATCATCCACGGGATGGCTTTCAACGGGCGGACCCCAGGGCCGGAACTGCGGGTCCACGAGGGCGACCTGGTCCAGGTGAAGCTCGTCAATCACCTGGCAGGTCGGCGGGCCGGTGTCACCCTGCACTGGCACGGGCTGGACGTACCCAACGCCGAGGACGGCGTCGCGGGCGTGACCCAGAACGCCGTACAGCCCGGACACACCTTCACCTACCGGTTCCGGCCCCACCAGGTGGGCACCTTCTGGTACCACTCGCACCAGGACTCCTTCGAGGAGGTCACCCACGGTCTGTACGGCGCGCTGGTCGTCCTGCCCAGGAGCGGCCGGCCCCAGGGCCTCGACATGACCGTGCTCGCCCACCTGTGGCCGACCGCCAACGGGGTGCGTACCGCAGCGCTCGGCACGTCGGACCGTCTCCAGCGGCGCACCGTGGCCCCCGGCACCCGGGTGCGGCTGCGACTGGTCAACACCAGCAGCCTGGAGTCCGGTGAGACGGAGCCGACGTCGTTCACGCTGACCGGTGCCCCGTTCACGGTGAGCGCCATCGACGGCACGGATCTCAACAAGCCCACCCCTCTGCGCCAGGCCCGGCTCCTGATCGGTGAAGGCGGCCGTGACGACCTCACCTTCACGATGCCGGACCACCCGGTCAGGCTCTCGGACCTCCAGGGCTCAGCCTCCGACCTGGTCCTGCGGCCCGGCGGCACGGGCGACGGCACACGGGGCTCCATGAACTGGCCGGCCTTCGATCCAGCGGCGTACGGCAGCCCCGCGTCCACCCCGTTCGGGCCGCACAGCCACTTCGACCGGAAGTTCAAGCTGATCATCGACGACCGTCCCGGCTACTACGACGGCAAGTTCTACTTCCTGCCCACCATCAACGGAAAGTCGTTCCCCCACATCCCGATGCTCATGGTGCGCAAGGGAGATCTGGTCGAGCAGACCTTCGTCAACCGCGGGCATGCCGGTCACCCGATGCACCTGCACGGCCACCACGCCCTGGTGCTGGCCCACAACGGCAAACCGGTCACGGGAAGCCCCTGGTGGACCGACACCCTGTACATCCAGCCGGGCGAGAGTTACCAGATCGCCTTCCGGGCCGACAATCCGGGCATCTGGATGGACCACTGCCACAACCTGGAGCACGCCACCATGGGCATGGTGATGCACCTGGCCTACGAGGGTGTCAGCTCCCCGTTCGACATCGGCCGCGACACCGGCAACAAGCCCGAGTAA
- a CDS encoding AfsR/SARP family transcriptional regulator encodes MTTARITHGKRIGGRVLLMNFRLLGPFEILHEGRDITPTAPKLRAALALLLASHNRVVPTPALIEEIWSDDPPNGYTATVHTYIYQLRKLLHGNENTDCLVTTPIGYRADIAPEALDLCEFERLSLSGRQAFEAGDMTRASQLLHEALVLRRGGVLTGVRRGPLLEAQAARLEENLLRALLLRIDADLRLGRHGELVGELRELVIEYPMHEELNAKLMLALYRCDRRSAALQVYHDVRHALRDELGIVPSPNLQRIHQDILMDAPVLQRREAEPVREQVTVTASVPATLPPDIGDFVGREAELGALDRLLTPGDTAPRTVLVVGAPGAGKRALARRAAHRARHRFPDGQLYASLVREGGRDAEPAEILGEFLRVVGFDPADIPVGEEERSSMFRSWAADRGGLLVLEGASDLGRLRPLMPSGPEWAVLVTGEYCLPGLASAQRLELGPLDPAEGLELLTAIVGRERIAREPDAADELVRFCGGLPLALRAAGERLVSARHWSIRKLLRRASDPVSGLEELRVGDIDLAARYTRCYLSLSEPERAAFRVLGRLGTAPFNDERASRELQVDARTTEDLLDALVQAHLVEVELAGPDGAAHYRFSGLLARFAGSLATYWESLVQKDLPVGVAA; translated from the coding sequence TTGACGACCGCACGTATCACCCATGGCAAACGAATCGGGGGACGGGTTTTGCTGATGAACTTCAGATTGCTGGGGCCATTCGAGATTCTCCATGAGGGGCGCGACATCACGCCCACCGCGCCGAAACTGCGCGCGGCGCTCGCATTGCTGCTGGCCAGTCACAATCGCGTGGTACCGACACCGGCACTGATCGAGGAGATCTGGTCGGACGATCCGCCGAACGGTTACACGGCCACCGTGCACACCTACATCTACCAGCTGAGAAAGCTGCTGCACGGTAACGAGAACACCGACTGCCTGGTCACTACACCGATCGGCTATCGGGCCGATATCGCTCCGGAAGCTCTCGACCTGTGCGAGTTCGAGCGGCTGTCCCTCTCCGGCCGCCAGGCGTTCGAGGCCGGCGACATGACGCGCGCCTCACAGCTCCTGCACGAGGCGCTGGTGCTGCGGCGTGGCGGTGTGCTCACCGGCGTGCGAAGAGGTCCGTTGCTGGAAGCACAGGCCGCGCGGCTGGAGGAGAACCTCCTGCGTGCCCTCCTCCTGCGGATCGACGCCGATCTGCGGCTCGGCCGCCACGGCGAACTCGTAGGCGAGCTCCGCGAGTTGGTCATCGAGTACCCCATGCACGAAGAGCTGAACGCGAAGCTGATGCTGGCTCTGTACCGCTGCGACCGGCGATCGGCAGCGCTGCAGGTGTACCACGATGTGCGCCACGCCCTGCGCGACGAACTCGGGATCGTGCCGTCGCCGAATCTGCAGCGGATACACCAGGACATCCTCATGGACGCCCCCGTGCTGCAACGGCGCGAAGCGGAGCCGGTCAGAGAACAGGTCACGGTGACCGCCTCGGTTCCCGCCACCCTGCCGCCCGACATCGGCGACTTCGTCGGCCGCGAGGCCGAACTCGGCGCCCTCGACCGCCTCTTGACCCCGGGCGACACCGCCCCGCGCACCGTTCTCGTCGTCGGCGCCCCGGGAGCCGGCAAGAGAGCCCTGGCCAGACGGGCTGCCCACCGGGCGCGCCACAGATTCCCCGACGGTCAGCTCTACGCCAGTCTGGTGCGTGAGGGCGGCCGGGACGCCGAACCCGCGGAGATCCTCGGAGAGTTCCTTCGCGTCGTCGGGTTCGACCCTGCCGACATCCCCGTCGGCGAGGAGGAGCGCAGCAGCATGTTCCGCTCCTGGGCGGCGGACCGCGGGGGCCTGCTGGTCCTGGAGGGCGCGAGCGACCTGGGACGGCTCAGACCCCTCATGCCCAGCGGCCCCGAATGGGCCGTTCTCGTCACCGGCGAATACTGCCTTCCGGGACTGGCGAGCGCACAGCGGCTCGAACTCGGTCCCCTGGACCCCGCGGAGGGACTGGAACTGCTCACCGCCATCGTCGGCCGGGAACGCATTGCCCGGGAACCGGACGCGGCCGACGAACTGGTGCGGTTCTGCGGTGGCCTGCCGCTGGCCCTGCGGGCGGCCGGGGAACGGCTGGTGTCCGCCCGCCACTGGAGTATCCGCAAGCTGCTGCGCCGCGCGTCCGATCCCGTCAGCGGGCTGGAAGAGCTTCGTGTCGGCGACATCGACCTGGCGGCCCGCTACACCCGGTGCTATCTGTCGTTGAGCGAACCCGAACGGGCAGCCTTCCGCGTGCTGGGCCGACTCGGCACCGCTCCCTTCAACGATGAGCGCGCCTCCCGGGAACTGCAGGTGGACGCGAGAACCACCGAGGACCTCCTCGATGCGCTGGTGCAGGCCCACCTGGTCGAGGTGGAACTCGCCGGCCCGGACGGTGCGGCGCACTATCGTTTCTCTGGTCTTCTGGCCCGCTTTGCCGGCTCTCTGGCGACCTACTGGGAGAGTCTGGTCCAAAAGGACCTCCCTGTCGGCGTCGCCGCCTGA